A part of Caloenas nicobarica isolate bCalNic1 chromosome 10, bCalNic1.hap1, whole genome shotgun sequence genomic DNA contains:
- the SEC11A gene encoding signal peptidase complex catalytic subunit SEC11A isoform X2, translated as MIVSSALMIWKGLMVVTGSESPIVVVLSGSMEPAFHRGDLLFLTNRIEDPIRVGEIVVFRIEGREIPIVHRVLKIHEKQNGDIKFLTKGDNNAVDDRGLYKRGQHWLEKKDVVGRARGFVPYIGIVTILMNDYPKFKYAVLFLLGLFVLVHRE; from the exons ATGATCGTCTCGTCCGCGCTCATGATCTGGAAGGGGCTGATGGTGGTGACGGGCAGCGAGAGCCCCATCGTGGTGGTGCTGAG CGGAAGCATGGAGCCGGCGTTCCACAGAGGAGACCTCCTGTTCCTCACGAACCGAATCGAAGATCCCATCAGAGTGGGAGAAATCGTTGTCTTTAGGATAGAAGGAAGGGAAATTCCCATAGTCCATCGCGTCCTGAAAATTCATGAGAA GCAAAACGGTGACATCAAATTTTTGACGAAGGGAGACAATAACGCCGTCGATGACCGAGGGCTGTACAAACGAGGGCAGCACTGGCTGGAGAAAAAGGACGTAGTAGGACGAGCGAGAGG ATTTGTGCCCTACATTGGAATAGTGACTATCTTAATGAATGATTATCCAAAATTCAAG TACGCAGTTCTCTTTTTACTGGGTTTATTTGTGCTGGTCCATCGAGAGTAG
- the SEC11A gene encoding signal peptidase complex catalytic subunit SEC11A isoform X1 has protein sequence MLSLDFLDDVRRMNKRQLYYQVLNFGMIVSSALMIWKGLMVVTGSESPIVVVLSGSMEPAFHRGDLLFLTNRIEDPIRVGEIVVFRIEGREIPIVHRVLKIHEKQNGDIKFLTKGDNNAVDDRGLYKRGQHWLEKKDVVGRARGFVPYIGIVTILMNDYPKFKYAVLFLLGLFVLVHRE, from the exons ATGCTGTCGCTGGATTTTCTGGACGATGTTCGGCGCATGAACAAGCGGCAG ctGTACTACCAGGTGCTGAACTTCGGGATGATCGTCTCGTCCGCGCTCATGATCTGGAAGGGGCTGATGGTGGTGACGGGCAGCGAGAGCCCCATCGTGGTGGTGCTGAG CGGAAGCATGGAGCCGGCGTTCCACAGAGGAGACCTCCTGTTCCTCACGAACCGAATCGAAGATCCCATCAGAGTGGGAGAAATCGTTGTCTTTAGGATAGAAGGAAGGGAAATTCCCATAGTCCATCGCGTCCTGAAAATTCATGAGAA GCAAAACGGTGACATCAAATTTTTGACGAAGGGAGACAATAACGCCGTCGATGACCGAGGGCTGTACAAACGAGGGCAGCACTGGCTGGAGAAAAAGGACGTAGTAGGACGAGCGAGAGG ATTTGTGCCCTACATTGGAATAGTGACTATCTTAATGAATGATTATCCAAAATTCAAG TACGCAGTTCTCTTTTTACTGGGTTTATTTGTGCTGGTCCATCGAGAGTAG